Proteins from a single region of Aythya fuligula isolate bAytFul2 chromosome 3, bAytFul2.pri, whole genome shotgun sequence:
- the LOC116487540 gene encoding interferon-induced very large GTPase 1-like, with the protein MESQEERAAAGEKARIAKQLLAEAFEKEGLDEEYWLPKLSEILGVKSINALKHLQYEDYLKLAREGRYNWETKALKRLLGITGNETAVDELQKQHLERMKQRQEEAESILWELEEMQKSRSHSKEMIMQKEEALQQAMDIPREYWAPAEKALLDELVSIQKQLEQQEKSMGKRENVSDEEVLRRASGGLALQGIYQTKSLEDVLAKREQLIRVPDGFMLTGPVQGSLLERKEFSSSAAEAAFTKSMEQLGFSISTSASDRFSGLSVETGVDSGQSSQSEDSHRSRSEQAYICTTKYQYIPLASYYFQKDQLRLSDAALRELQDIEQLLSITQEADRFLLKSRCASFFSRFGSHVNQGPLHFGGIFWWKACAEGFRAEQWDEMKQQTSEALNSYVGASFSGFGTKWGVKGDASNSSSQASFQGRDRSSTHTAVQLYVTKTGGPAETDSLPEWKCGLVANNTTWCVIDRGFQLIPVWDIILSNHSSDFKASHQMGSSLRAVYEELTNQSTGVIFGEELASAVEEARAFLDQVKTWEGTVDEKKLLMLLDFKQGLSNRTKNHSVWINICLSDKALQEFLVNTVSFCQKSSPENTIYIKSLLQCLLDPHIYSVKDFPRASFIMQWVFHKEHTLPQTPNISSIDDLSTTLLQMKEYIMEVTYAPATSVSAIHEAKIKATFTISQSVSSLLQFLQQRAQEDIELLVLLVTTSTGYQVESGTFQYLLGCPEINFMIQEMRVAHNEYQSLKEQDVCRAQAFLLLMGLTITSENKKVTPEQKHDRLVFMKEKMKNTWSTEMKALLKDHNAFKDWERLEIDLQSFIDGQVEDTSGNLNKDSIITDLEDAFQGMQPPSQCKPKSDSSKSKASQATANPEFVNLLKRLGLERYYPRKMGTEDFHIIHQTSVHDSQPSKDSELPFYFLQRLLTVDYRVRYLTCKETSKPGVVPTPNTSGEEHEPSDPFDDFLSDLDKGAPESASRESHVHPMDLQMAIFHCADDFMRQYLSSKLAFCQFALPLLVPNPGTSQIEFPLWSFSQIKKSWKGTVRSGEQMRISSHDEKLIYQAEIPIVSFLRIGSSPSSSKSQLLNALLSMKKHDTFFHRHCKGSTKDCFLMKGVVEISWYLPRGSDDDSFNGPVAFCNLHGDARDHEPQLQFLQEISAVNVVLVSELDQSNEKGRKILHDLWQSQRPLVCLFTEKESIAAGRSGQNVRIGIKNRNEAELVGELTKTIRDLVEGSSTLVSLNACLSTAREHGFLVDEDAEACVTAKETAIKLVNLLKKEKLSEIKSQLLPLQGKLWYLWCKKDKELTRLQEKRNKSIEHHRSQIELEKSAIRRKQLGKAFPLNQLMKTVLDFLQSQPDNTKKFFLQWMKIFMDDISSDHLDELKREYHKVWYQIVSIKKNNENNNQKMKLVKKLDALSDEINSSIGLEHILREVGQIYEALESTTSKEKWYVKLPEIAANLMVLGYPIELMDGDASYIPLQWIGAVFDRLIEKLGDKRVFVLSVLGIQSTGKSTLLNAMFGLQFNVSAGRCTRGAFMQLIKVDEKLQQDLNFDYLLVVDTEGLRAIEMANKQSLNHDNELATFVIGIGNVTLINIFGENPSEMQDVLQIAVQAFLRMKQVNISPGCLFVHQNVGEITAKEQNMEGQRRLQEKLDEMTVIAAQQEFCDITCFNDVIHFDMKTHIHYFGHLWEGNPPMAPPSPTYSQNVQELKSKILQAAKKESHSRVLRLSSLKVRISDLWNALLNENFVFSFKNSVEIAAYKKLETAFSQWTWQLRSHILDLQMKLENKVRNGEFDKVTTEHLEKLVQERSDAIIKNMETFFSEDRDCEILIQWKCSTELKLKELRESLLLETQRKCEKLIEVKKSQSKLDERKSEYENELLRKSRELALSLKGQKLGESELRNRFNSIWKQWVAEVSSATPPLEQVDIDVDIENVLLDHFREPNVVKQILNLYQNNTFSLDIEKHVSKKKGFRIFSKSLDDADVTNMHRITESIKMRVKANIEKKEKDKMDYSQTFIHEILNEVEEGMKSVPNTAKYSFNKDYKMELSLYLCRMAAERFKDMHAAFRKANDPVVYLESKREDFFKCFQISCQGASCITTFADFLCSKIAPALRHAIYEKTALDIARDVKDKIPDFGGNRSTLEYYMLKYLAEEKFENFKHYLNAPGDFLNNFIKTKVETYCLDKNRRLETFLRESLSHYSENIQSAVFASTTVVKDRKDRKDKISLWLDEFCRALGDVLSLPRSDLKGIEHQEITDIEFLNNAMTEALSPVIDDLRKEFKEARMISFERQPHTIVAEQFAGCPEQCPFCGAVCTNTMPKHDRDHRVVFHRPQVLSGYRWHKTDNLVIDICSSLVSSDCLFLVGEDTWIPYKKYRDAGPPYSTWSILPDPSMQAYWKWFVSSFRTQLEHHYNGKFHGKGEIPASWQEVTKQNALAELEKY; encoded by the coding sequence ATGGAGTCACAGGAGgagagagcagctgctggggaaaagGCACGAATTGCTAAGCAATTGCTGGCAGAAGCATTTGAGAAGGAAGGACTTGATGAAGAATACTGGCTCCCCAAACTGTCAGAGATACTGGGTGTTAAGTCCATAAATGCTTTGAAACATCTACAATATGAAGACTACCTTAAACTGGCACGTGAAGGACGGTATAACTGGGAGACCAAGGCACTCAAAAGGCTCCTGGGAATCACAGGCAATGAAACAGCTGTTGAtgagctgcagaaacagcactTGGAGAGGATGAAGCAAAGACAAGAAGAAGCCGAGTCAATCCTATGGGAgctggaagaaatgcagaagagcCGCAGCCACAGCAAGGAAATGATAATGCAGAAAGAGGAGGCcctacagcaagccatggacATTCCCAGGGAGTACTGGGCACCTGCAGAGAAGGCATTGCTGGATGAGCTGGTGAGCATCCAGAAGCaactggagcagcaggagaagtccatggggaagagggagaaCGTCTCTGACGAGGAGGTCCTGAGGCGGGCATCGGGaggcctggctctgcaggggatttaccaaaccaagagcCTGGAGGATGTGCTGGCAAAGCGAGAGCAACTCATCAGGGTCCCTGATGGCTTCATGCTCACTGGTCCAGTGCAAGGGTCGCTGCTTGAGAGGAAGGagttctcctcctctgcagcagaagctgctttcACCAAGTCCATGGAGCAGCTGGGGTTCAGCATCAGCACTTCTGCCAGTGACAGGTTCTCGGGGCTCAGTGTTGAAACAGGTGTAGATTCCGGCCAGTCCTCACAGTCAGAGGACTCCCATCGGTCACGCTCGGAGCAGGCGTACATTTGCACCACCAAGTACCAGTACATCCCTCTGGCCTCCTACTACTTCCAAAAGGACCAGCTTCGCCTCTCAGATGCAGCCCTGCGAGAGCTGCAAGACATCGAACAGCTTCTGAGCATCACCCAGGAGGCAGACAGGTTCCTACTGAAGAGCAGGTGCGCCAGCTTCTTCAGCAGGTTTGGGTCCCACGTGAACCAGGGACCCCTCCACTTTGGGGGAATATTCTGGTGGAAAGCATGTGCCGAAGGTTTCAGGGCAGAGCAATGGGATGAGATGAAGCAACAAACATCTGAAGCACTGAACAGCTACGTCGGCGCTAGCTTCAGCGGCTTCGGTACCAAGTGGGGAGTGAAGGGGGATGCTTCAAACTCCAGCTCACAGGCATCATTTCAGGgaagagacagaagcagcacCCACACAGCAGTTCAGCTCTATGTGACCAAAACAGGGGGCCCAGCAGAGACGGATTCCCTTCCCGAGTGGAAATGCGGGCTTGTGGCCAATAACACAACCTGGTGTGTGATCGACCGGGGCTTTCAGCTGATCCCAGTGTGGGACATAATCCTGTCCAACCACAGCAGCGATTTTAAAGCCTCCCATCAAATGGGCAGCAGCCTCAGGGCTGTCTACGAAGAGCTAACGAATCAAAGCACTGGTGTGATCTTTGGAGAGGAACTGGCCAGTGCCGTGGAAGAGGCCAGAGCTTTCCTGGATCAAGTAAAGACCTGGGAGGGGACAGTGGATGAAAAGAAACTGCTCATGTTGCTAGATTTTAAACAGGGCCTGAGTAACAGAACAAAGAATCACAGTGTCTGGATCAACATATGTCTGTCAGACAAAGCATTGCAGGAGTTCCTGGTGaacactgtttctttttgccAGAAGTCTTCTCCAGAAAACACCATCTACATCAAAtctctgctgcagtgcctgctggATCCTCACATCTATTCTGTCAAGGACTTCCCCAGGGCTTCCTTCATTATGCAATGGGTCTTCCACAAGGAGCACACACTTCCCCAAACTCCCAATATTTCCAGTATTGATGATCTCAGTACGACACTGCTGCAAATGAAGGAGTACATCATGGAAGTCACCTACGCACCGGCAACTTCTGTATCTGCCATTCATGAGGCAAAGATCAAAGCCACCTTCACTATAAGCCAGTCTGTTTCTTCCTTGCTCCAGTTTCTGCAGCAAAGGGCACAGGAAGACATAGAACTCTTAGTGCTCTTAGTTACAACCAGCACGGGATACCAAGTAGAAAGCGGCACTTTTCAGTACCTCCTTGGGTgtccagaaattaatttcatgatACAGGAAATGCGCGTGGCACATAACGAGTATCAGAGCCTGAAGGAACAGGATGTTTGCAGAGCTCaggccttcctgctgctgatgGGGCTCACCATAACATCCGAAAACAAGAAGGTGACCCCTGAGCAGAAGCATGACCGCTTagttttcatgaaagaaaagatgaaaaacacatgGTCCACAGAGATGAAAGCTCTCCTCAAAGACCACAATGCATTCAAAGACTGGGAGAGGCTGGAAATAGATTTGCAATCCTTCATCGATGGGCAAGTGGAGGACACATCTGGCAACCTGAACAAAGACAGTATAATAACAGACCTGGAAGATGCTTTTCAAGGCATGCAGCCTCCCAGTCAGTGCAAACCCAAATCAGACAGCAGCAAATCCAAAGCAAGTCAAGCCACTGCAAACCCGGAGTTCGTCAACTTACTTAAGCGCCTCGGGCTGGAAAGGTACTATCCAAGAAAAATGGGCACAGAAGATTTCCACATAATACACCAGACATCTGTACACGACAGCCAGCCCAGCAAGGACAGCGAGCTACCATTTTACTTCCTGCAAAGGCTCCTGACCGTGGATTATCGGGTGAGGTACCTGACTTGCAAGGAGACGAGTAAGCCGGGAGTTGTTCCCACACCAAACACCTCAGGGGAGGAGCACGAGCCCTCTGATCCCTTTGATGACTTTCTCAGTGACTTGGACAAAGGAGCCCCTGAATCTGCAAGCAGGGAGAGTCATGTGCACCCCATGGACCTCCAGATGGCAATTTTTCATTGTGCTGATGATTTCATGAGACAGTACCTTTCATCCAAGCTCGCTTTCTGCCAGTTTGCACTACCCCTCCTGGTACCAAACCCGGGCACTTCACAGATAGAGTTCCCTCTCTGGTCCTTCAGCCAAATCAAGAAGAGCTGGAAAGGGACGGTGAGATCGGGAGAGCAGATGAGGATTAGCAGTCACGATGAAAAACTCATTTATCAGGCAGAGATACCCATCGTGTCCTTCCTCCGCATCGGcagctctccttcctcttccaagTCTCAGCTCCTGAATGCCCTGCTGAGCATGAAAAAACATGACACTTTTTTCCACCGCCATTGCAAAGGCAGCACCAAAGACTGCTTCCTGATGAAAGGTGTTGTGGAGATCTCCTGGTACCTTCCCCGTGGTAGCGACGACGACAGCTTTAACGGCCCTGTTGCTTTCTGTAACCTGCATGGAGATGCGAGGGATCATGAACCCCAGCTGCAGTTTTTACAGGAGATCTCTGCCGTGAATGTGGTTCTTGTTTCTGAGTTGGATCAGAGCAAcgagaaaggcaggaaaatttTACATGATCTGTGGCAGTCTCAGAGGCCTTTGGTTTGCCTTTTCACTGAGAAAGAGAGCATTGCAGCTGGTCGATCTGGCCAAAACGTAAGAATAGGGatcaagaacagaaatgaagcagaattaGTGGGTGAGCTGACAAAAACCATCCGAGACCTAGTGGAAGGGTCGAGCACGCTTGTTAGCCTCAATGCATGCCTGAGCACAGCTCGCGAGCACGGCTTCTTAGTTGATGAAGATGCAGAAGCGTGCGTGACAGCCAAAGAAACGGCAATCAAACTGGTGAATCtgttaaagaaagagaagttgTCTGAGATCAAATCACAGCTACTGCCTCTTCAGGGAAAACTGTGGTACCTGTGGTgtaaaaaggacaaagaacTCACTCGCTTGCAGGAAAAGAGGAACAAGAGCATAGAGCATCATCGGAGCCAAATTGAATTGGAGAAGTCTGCAATACGAAGAAAGCAACTAGGTAAAGCGTTTCCCCTCAATCAGTTGATGAAAACAGTCCTTGACTTTCTCCAGTCACAGCCAGACAATACCaagaaattctttctgcagTGGATGAAGATCTTCATGGATGACATCTCCTCTGATCACCTTGATGAGCTGAAGAGAGAGTACCATAAGGTATGGTATCAAATTGtatcaataaagaaaaacaatgaaaacaacaaccagaaaatgaaattggTGAAGAAATTAGATGCCCTTTCTGATGAAATCAATTCGTCCATTGGCCTTGAGCATATTTTGAGAGAGGTGGGGCAGATTTATGAGGCACTGGAATCAACAACCTCCAAAGAAAAATGGTATGTCAAACTACCTGAAATTGCTGCCAATCTGATGGTTTTAGGGTATCCCATTGAGCTGATGGATGGTGATGCTTCTTACATACCACTGCAATGGATTGGAGCCGTCTTTGACAGGTTAATTGAGAAGCTAGGGGACAAGCGAGTATTTGTGCTTTCCGTGCTTGGCATCCAGAGCACAGGGAAGTCAACCCTGCTGAATGCCATGTTTGGTCTGCAGTTTAACGTCAGCGCAGGGAGGTGCACCCGGGGAGCGTTTATGCAGCTCATTAAAGTGGACGAGAAGCTCCAACAGGATTTGAACTTTGATTACCTGCTCGTTGTTGACACAGAAGGACTTCGTGCCATAGAGATGGCCAATAAGCAGTCACTTAACCATGACAATGAGCTGGCCACCTTTGTCATTGGCATCGGCAACGTGACTCTGATCAACATCTTTGGAGAAAATCCTTCGGAAATGCAAGACGTCCTTCAGATTGCTGTGCAGGCTTTCCTGAGGATGAAGCAAGTTAATATTTCCCCAGGCTGCCTCTTTGTGCACCAAAACGTGGGCGAAATAACCGCAAAGGAACAGAACATGGAGGGACAAAGACGTCTGCAGGAAAAGCTGGATGAAATGACCGTGATTGCGGCCCAGCAGGAATTCTGTGACATCACCTGCTTTAACGACGTCATCCACTTTGACATGAAAACCCACATTCATTACTTTGGTCACCTGTGGGAAGGAAACCCACCGATGGCACCGCCCAGCCCCACCTACAGCCAGAACGTCCAGGAATTAAAGAGCAAAATTCTCCAAGCTGCCAAGAAGGAATCACACAGCAGAGTTTTGAGGCTCTCCAGCTTGAAAGTTCGTATTAGTGACCTGTGGAATGCCTTGCTGaatgaaaactttgttttcagcttcaaGAATTCAGTGGAGATTGCTGCCTACAAGAAACTGGAAACTGCATTTAGTCAGTGGACCTGGCAGCTGAGAAGTCACATCTTAGACTTgcaaatgaaactggaaaacaagGTGCGGAACGGGGAGTTCGACAAGGTCACCACGGAACACCTTGAAAAACTGGTGCAAGAGAGAAGTGATGCCATCATCAAGAACATGGAAACATTCTTTAGTGAAGACAGAGACTGTGAAATACTGATCCAGTGGAAATGCAGCACAGAACTGAAGCTGAAAGAACTGAGAGAGTCCCTTCTTCTTGAAACGCAAAGGAAGTGTGAGAAACTTATAGAAGTAAAGAAGAGCCAGAGTAAACTGGATGAGAGGAAGTCTGAATATGAAAATGAGCTCCTGAGAAAGAGCAGAGAGTTGGCCCTGTCTCTAAAAGGCCAGAAATTAGGTGAAAGTGAACTGAGAAACCGCTTCAATTCTATCTGGAAGCAGTGGGTTGCTGAAGTGTCCTCTGCTACTCCCCCTCTGGAACAGGTGGACATCGATGTGGATATAGAAAACGTCCTTCTAGATCACTTTAGGGAGCCTAATGTAGTTAAACAAATATTGAATTTATaccaaaataatacattttctcttGACATAGAGAAACATGTGTCTAAGAAAAAAGGCTTCCGCATTTTTTCTAAGAGCTTGGACGATGCCGATGTGACCAACATGCACCGCATTACAGAGAGCATCAAAATGCGTGTGAAGGCAAACattgagaagaaggaaaaggacaaaatggATTACAGTCAAACTTTTATTCATGAAATACTAAATGAAGTGGAGGAAGGTATGAAGTCTGTTCCTAACACTGcaaaatatagttttaataAAGATTACAAAATGGAATTATCACTGTACCTGTGCAGAATGGCAGCAGAAAGGTTTAAAGACATGCATGCAGCcttcaggaaagcaaatgaTCCAGTCGTCTACCTggagagcaagagagaagaCTTCTTCAAATGTTTCCAGATTTCCTGCCAAGGAGCCTCTTGTATCACAACATTTGCTGATTTCCTGTGCAGCAAGATTGCCCCAGCTCTTCGACACGCCATCTATGAGAAGACAGCTCTTGACATAGCTCGAGACGTGAAGGATAAAATTCCGGATTTCGGAGGCAATAGATCCACTCTGGAATATTACATGCTGAAATAcctagcagaagaaaaatttgaaaatttcaagCATTACCTTAATGCCCCAGgagactttttaaataatttcattaagaCAAAAGTTGAGACGTACTGTTTAGATAAGAACAGAAGGCTAGAGACGTTTTTAAGAGAATCCCTCTCTCATTACTCTGAAAACATTCAGTCAGCTGTTTTTGCATCAACCACGGTtgtcaaagacagaaaagacagaaaggataAAATCTCTCTTTGGCTGGATGAATTCTGCAGAGCACTCGGAGATGTGCTAAGCTTGCCCAGGAGCGACCTGAAGGGCATTGAACATCAGGAGATAACAGACATAGAGTTTCTGAATAATGCCATGACAGAAGCACTGTCTCCTGTTATTGATGATCTCAGGAAAGAGTTTAAAGAAGCTCGTATGATCTCCTTTGAAAGGCAGCCTCACACAATAGTGGCTGAGCAGTTTGCAGGGTGCCCGGAGCAGTGTCCATTTTGTGGGGCTGTTTGCACTAACACTATGCCAAAGCATGACAGAGACCACCGGGTTGTCTTCCATCGACCACAAGTTTTGTCAGGATACAGATGGCATAAAACAGACAACCTAGTCATTGATATTTGTTCTAGCCTTGTTTCAAGTGACTGCCTATTTCTGGTTGGTGAAGACACATGGATCCCCTACAAGAAATACCGGGATGCAGGACCTCCATATTCCACTTGGAGCATTCTTCCTGATCCATCCATGCAAGCATACTGGAAATGGTTTGTGTCTTCTTTCAGGACACAGCTAGAACATCACTACAATGGGAAATTTCATGGCAAAGGAGAAATCCCTGCTTCATGGCAGGAAGTTACAAAGCAGAATGCACTTGCTGAACTGGAGAAATATTAG